Part of the Parcubacteria group bacterium genome is shown below.
GTCATTGGCACTATTCAAAAGCATCGCTTTCAAAAGATCGATAGCATGCACCTTCTCCCCTGCATACATTTGATTGCCATTACAAAACACACTGGTCGGACAACCCACCACCGTCCCGTCAACACGCAACCCTTCCTTTTTTATCGTCACTTCCGCAGTAAGATCGGGAATATTTTCGATCGTCAAGATTGCCGTCATCATCTTGGTAAGTGAAGCGATCTGGGTCTGCTTGCGACCATTATCATAGTGCAAAATTGTTCCGCTGTCTACATCGATGGCCACTGACGAACCGGCCCAGACCTGCAGATCGGTACAATTGGTTTTTCGTTTTGGCACCAACCCTGAGCTGGATAGATCGAGAGAGGAAAAATCCGGCTTTTGCGTCAAATCAAAATTCTTTTCCGCAGCAGCTCCATCACTACTTGTCATTATGACTTCCTCACCCAAAACTTTCTGGCTTTGACCGCCGGCGAAAAGCCGCTCCTTCATCTGCCCTAGATCACGTGAAAAATTCCCAGAAAAAATGCTAGGCAACATCAGGACAAACAAAATTGTATAAAGCATATTAAACATCGTAAGTGGTGGACGGTAAAATTTTAAATCCTAACTTTCAGCCTCGGCTGTCTTTTCGATCTCGTCATCATTTTTCTCCCCCGCCTTCTCTACTACCTCAGCACTATTTTTTTCCGGCGCTGAAGGAACTTCTTGAGTATTTTCTTCAATTTTCTTATTTAAAACTTCCCAATCCGGCAATTTCTCGACACTGTCCATTCCCAATTTTTTCAAAAAATCCAGAGAAACGCTGTAAATATAGCGGCGATTATCTTTGATATTTTCTGTCCGGTCCATAAGGCCCCGGATGAGCAATGCGCGTATAGTAAAACTGCAATTCACCCCGCGGATCGCCTCTATCTCTGCTCGCGTCATCGGTCCGCGATAAGCGACGATCGAAAGAACTTCTAGGGCTGCTTGGCTCAAATTTTCTTGGATCTCACTCTTGACCAGTTCCGCCACAAACTCGGCATTCTCAGGATTGGTTACCAACTGAAGTTCATCCTTGATCCTAACAATCAAAAGTCCGCGGCCCTTGGCATAATCTTCATTTAGTTTTGCAATTGCCTCCTCCACTTCCGCTTCGGTCGCGTCAGAAACTTTCGCCAACTTCAGAAGCTTCATCGGTTCACCGCTGACAAAAAGGATACTTTCGATGATTGATTTGATTTTTTCCGGTTGCATAAGATTGGATTATTAGAATTTAAGCTAATAAATTCGGCATTATAAAATTGATGAATTGGAAATTGTTTAGAAATTAAAAATTAAAAATTTACTCACCCGTTCCGCTCTGCATGCTTAGTTTAATTTCCTGAAACAACTCCTGTTGTTCTACTCGGATGATCCGTTGCTTCACCATCTCCAGCATCGCCAAAAAGGAAATAATTACATCAATTTTGTCCTTCGCCTCAGCCACCAGTTCGGAAAAGCAGGTTTCTATCTTGTTGCGCAAGGCCACTTCCAGGTCACTGATTCGTTCTTCCAGGGTAATGACTTCTCCCACAATCTCTTCTTGCAACACGGAAACGATCGGGACTTCACAAAGCACTTTTTGGAAATATTTTTTCAGATCATAAGCATTGATGCCTTCTGGCGGATAGAAAACTGACCGGATTCCCAAATACGGCGGCTTGGAATAGCAAACGTGGTTTTCCACCGCCAGTTTCTTGATTTTGGCGGAGATGTCTTTGAACCGCTTATACTCCGCCAACTGCTCCGCCAAATCTTCAATTTCCTCCTCCTCTTCATCAGTAAATT
Proteins encoded:
- the scpB gene encoding SMC-Scp complex subunit ScpB, which produces MQPEKIKSIIESILFVSGEPMKLLKLAKVSDATEAEVEEAIAKLNEDYAKGRGLLIVRIKDELQLVTNPENAEFVAELVKSEIQENLSQAALEVLSIVAYRGPMTRAEIEAIRGVNCSFTIRALLIRGLMDRTENIKDNRRYIYSVSLDFLKKLGMDSVEKLPDWEVLNKKIEENTQEVPSAPEKNSAEVVEKAGEKNDDEIEKTAEAES
- a CDS encoding segregation/condensation protein A, giving the protein MRLKRLAYNFVYQVKLEKFEGPLELLLELIEKEKLSITELNLARVADQYLDYIRDNQNIHLEHLADFLSVAAKLILIKSRALLPILKFTDEEEEEIEDLAEQLAEYKRFKDISAKIKKLAVENHVCYSKPPYLGIRSVFYPPEGINAYDLKKYFQKVLCEVPIVSVLQEEIVGEVITLEERISDLEVALRNKIETCFSELVAEAKDKIDVIISFLAMLEMVKQRIIRVEQQELFQEIKLSMQSGTGE